A window from Nitrospira sp. encodes these proteins:
- a CDS encoding AAA family ATPase encodes MIVIPIVVCVGLAALLCQWLPKSYRSNTLLYYQEQKVRGIKGVDAPESGGDANRPDLAMGTRIDALKEVLYRQDLLTQVAEEFHLYGYYKENATPAMDNSVASGLRQLVKIESQGSGLLKVSFSDADPLIAKAVTARFADLFIQENTKTRTAIAQSSTEFLQHELDGLKGQLEIKERAIAQFKQSHLGQLPEQMDSNMRAIDRLENEMTAQQEMDKTLNLRLESVDKAIREYEDPSSDVSPKRAEKDPRLMKIRELERTLAGYRSMYKETYPDVARVKNELSQIQAMTTEEYIALYIEPEAAEIDGPRRPKRKPVDPYKAELLKQRDDLLREQELLRLRQARITSDIRKYESRIEGTTVHQQELMSIQRDYDNLQKNYQSLLEKKLTVGMAGDLETKRQGTQMRIVEPASLPTWPEKPNLIMVMLGGLAAGCAFGFGSAIGVEMLRRGFVSAEEVEVTLGLPVFAVISHFESAWPGGAKLTAETARRKDRLLALPGGRKEGLLVANGGPMAERGQVSVGPELVAMWYPRSAVAEQYRVAATRIGLMAGQQESTVIVMASALMGEGKTSTALNLAHVFARDLNKKTVLVDCDLKRPMVHAYAGMELGVGLSEVLLGEKQFEECLEYHEQLGVWILPAGIIQSGIAALTHVDRLSKLISNLREKFECIVLDAPPLLPVAESLLIVRMADVVAHVIRARSTPRDAVMSAMKMVGQERPMGVILNGVEEQDSPYSYYSYGNKVYEPHRTQLR; translated from the coding sequence ATGATTGTCATTCCGATTGTCGTCTGCGTTGGTCTGGCGGCGCTGCTCTGTCAATGGTTGCCCAAGAGTTATCGCTCCAATACCCTGCTCTACTATCAAGAACAGAAGGTGCGGGGCATAAAGGGTGTCGATGCCCCGGAATCGGGCGGAGACGCGAATCGGCCGGATCTTGCAATGGGGACACGCATCGATGCGCTCAAAGAAGTTTTATATCGGCAGGATTTGTTGACGCAAGTAGCAGAGGAGTTTCATCTGTACGGCTACTATAAAGAGAACGCGACGCCGGCCATGGACAATAGTGTCGCATCGGGCCTGAGACAGCTCGTAAAAATCGAGTCGCAAGGCAGCGGTCTTTTGAAAGTCTCTTTTTCAGATGCGGATCCGTTGATCGCCAAAGCGGTGACGGCAAGATTCGCCGACCTCTTCATTCAGGAAAATACAAAGACGAGGACGGCGATTGCTCAGAGTTCGACAGAATTCTTGCAGCACGAATTGGACGGCCTAAAGGGGCAGTTGGAAATCAAAGAGCGGGCTATCGCTCAGTTCAAACAGTCTCATCTCGGCCAGTTGCCTGAACAAATGGATTCCAATATGCGAGCCATTGATCGGCTAGAGAACGAGATGACGGCGCAGCAAGAGATGGACAAAACCCTGAACCTTCGCCTCGAATCCGTCGACAAGGCAATCAGAGAGTATGAGGATCCTTCCAGTGATGTAAGTCCAAAACGAGCCGAAAAAGATCCACGGTTAATGAAGATACGGGAATTGGAGAGGACATTGGCCGGCTATCGGTCAATGTACAAGGAGACCTATCCGGACGTCGCCCGGGTAAAGAATGAGTTGAGCCAGATTCAAGCCATGACGACAGAAGAGTACATCGCGCTCTATATTGAGCCCGAAGCGGCCGAGATTGATGGGCCCAGGAGACCGAAACGCAAACCCGTTGACCCGTATAAGGCAGAATTACTCAAGCAGCGGGACGACTTATTACGTGAGCAGGAATTACTCCGGCTCAGGCAAGCTCGCATCACCTCGGATATTAGAAAGTATGAGTCGCGAATCGAAGGCACGACGGTCCATCAGCAAGAACTCATGTCTATCCAACGGGACTACGACAATCTCCAGAAAAATTATCAGTCGCTTCTGGAAAAGAAATTGACTGTTGGCATGGCCGGAGATCTTGAGACGAAGCGGCAAGGCACGCAGATGCGCATTGTGGAACCTGCCAGTCTGCCCACATGGCCAGAGAAGCCGAACTTGATTATGGTCATGCTGGGAGGTCTGGCTGCGGGCTGTGCGTTCGGATTCGGCAGTGCGATCGGCGTTGAAATGCTTCGCCGAGGATTCGTGTCGGCCGAAGAGGTCGAAGTCACGCTGGGGCTGCCGGTCTTTGCGGTAATCTCTCATTTTGAGTCGGCTTGGCCGGGGGGAGCGAAACTGACGGCAGAAACAGCTCGCCGTAAGGACCGGTTGCTGGCCCTGCCAGGTGGGCGGAAAGAAGGACTGCTTGTCGCGAACGGAGGCCCCATGGCTGAGCGTGGGCAGGTTTCGGTAGGGCCGGAACTCGTCGCGATGTGGTACCCAAGGTCCGCGGTAGCAGAGCAGTATCGAGTCGCGGCAACGAGAATAGGGTTGATGGCAGGTCAGCAGGAAAGCACGGTGATCGTTATGGCGAGTGCGCTGATGGGAGAAGGAAAGACGTCCACCGCCCTCAATCTCGCCCATGTCTTTGCCAGAGATCTCAATAAGAAGACGGTGTTGGTGGACTGTGACTTGAAACGCCCCATGGTGCATGCCTATGCCGGGATGGAACTGGGCGTGGGATTAAGTGAAGTACTACTCGGAGAAAAGCAGTTTGAGGAATGTCTTGAGTATCATGAACAGCTAGGGGTCTGGATCCTTCCCGCAGGCATTATCCAATCTGGAATCGCGGCCTTAACTCACGTGGATCGGTTGTCCAAGCTCATTAGTAATTTGCGTGAAAAGTTTGAATGCATTGTGCTCGATGCGCCACCCTTATTGCCCGTCGCCGAGTCCCTGTTGATTGTGAGAATGGCAGACGTTGTGGCGCATGTGATTCGCGCCCGCAGCACTCCCCGGGACGCCGTCATGAGTGCCATGAAGATGGTGGGACAAGAGCGACCGATGGGGGTGATCCTAAACGGAGTGGAAGAGCAGGATTCGCCGTATTCATACTATAGCTATGGCAATAAGGTCTATGAACCTCACCGTACCCAACTCAGATAG
- a CDS encoding ABC transporter ATP-binding protein yields MGNVAIRVEQLSKKYEIMIGKSRGESGLAERFTQGVQRMLRMKGAPASTSPRREEVWPIRDVSFEVETGDVVGIIGRNGAGKSTLLKLLSRITEPTSGRAQMFGRVGTLLEVGTGFHPELTGRDNIYLSGIILGMKKAEIDKKFDEIVEFSGIDKYIDTPVKRYSSGMYVRLAFAVGAHLDPEILIVDEVLAVGDSQFQQKCMNKMHDIGEKGRTVIFVSHNMSAVARLCNKAIFLQGGRLVKQGPTHEIVGEYLYNSGALTGCREWLDPTKAPQDDIARLCAVRVRTEKGIVTDTVDIGEAVGVELEYEVLQPGHILVPNFGFKSDEGETLFVSNDRDPTWLRRPRPVGRYSSTVWVPGHFFGEGTVIVGGGLVREAPFHEHCDYPEAVAFHVTESNEGITARGDYTGDIPGKIRPLLKWTTNCNSAGDSQ; encoded by the coding sequence ATGGGTAATGTCGCAATCCGAGTTGAACAGCTCTCCAAAAAATACGAAATTATGATTGGCAAAAGCCGAGGGGAGTCAGGCCTTGCCGAGCGTTTTACGCAAGGCGTCCAGCGGATGCTGCGGATGAAGGGTGCCCCCGCGTCTACCTCGCCCAGACGAGAAGAGGTGTGGCCGATTCGCGATGTGTCTTTTGAAGTCGAGACCGGGGATGTCGTCGGGATCATCGGACGAAACGGAGCGGGGAAGAGCACCCTCCTGAAGCTTTTGTCGAGGATCACCGAACCAACGAGCGGTCGTGCGCAAATGTTTGGAAGGGTTGGGACATTGCTGGAGGTCGGGACCGGGTTTCATCCTGAATTGACGGGGCGCGACAATATTTACCTGAGTGGGATTATTCTCGGGATGAAGAAGGCGGAGATCGACAAGAAGTTTGATGAAATCGTCGAGTTTTCGGGGATCGACAAGTATATCGATACTCCGGTCAAGCGCTATTCCAGCGGGATGTATGTTCGTCTCGCATTTGCAGTCGGCGCGCATCTGGACCCTGAAATCCTGATTGTGGATGAAGTGTTGGCCGTCGGGGATTCGCAGTTTCAGCAGAAATGTATGAACAAAATGCATGACATCGGGGAGAAGGGCAGGACGGTGATCTTTGTCTCTCACAATATGTCGGCCGTCGCACGGTTGTGCAATAAGGCCATTTTTCTCCAGGGTGGGCGGCTTGTGAAGCAGGGGCCCACACATGAGATCGTCGGAGAGTACCTATACAACTCCGGAGCTCTCACCGGGTGCCGGGAATGGCTCGATCCGACAAAGGCCCCTCAAGATGATATTGCGCGCCTGTGCGCGGTGCGAGTGCGGACGGAAAAGGGGATCGTCACCGATACCGTCGACATCGGAGAGGCCGTCGGGGTCGAGCTCGAATATGAAGTGCTTCAGCCTGGCCATATCTTGGTGCCCAACTTTGGTTTCAAAAGCGACGAAGGGGAGACTCTCTTTGTGTCCAATGATCGAGACCCAACCTGGTTACGGCGCCCCCGTCCTGTGGGACGGTACTCAAGTACAGTATGGGTTCCCGGGCACTTTTTTGGTGAGGGAACGGTAATCGTGGGTGGCGGGTTAGTACGAGAGGCTCCATTCCATGAGCATTGTGATTATCCGGAGGCGGTGGCCTTTCATGTCACTGAGAGCAACGAGGGGATTACGGCTCGCGGCGATTATACCGGTGACATTCCGGGGAAAATTCGACCCCTCCTAAAGTGGACCACCAACTGCAATTCTGCTGGAGATAGCCAATAG
- a CDS encoding polysaccharide biosynthesis/export family protein, translated as MSVPPTEFLIGPEDVLVVTVWRNQELSKEVIVRPDGKISLPLIGDIMAAGLSAQVLSKHVADALAEFMSTPTVSVQVKEINSYHIFAVGEVGKPGKIPLKSFTSVVQGISYAGGFTTFASRNNVHVLRMVKNAQGETKQVMIPVPYLDIVQGKNLEANFILKAGDVIVVP; from the coding sequence ATGTCCGTTCCCCCGACTGAGTTTCTCATCGGGCCGGAGGATGTTCTCGTCGTCACTGTCTGGCGCAATCAAGAGTTGTCGAAAGAAGTGATTGTAAGGCCCGATGGCAAAATTTCTTTGCCTCTGATCGGGGACATCATGGCCGCGGGATTGTCCGCGCAAGTTCTTTCGAAACATGTGGCTGATGCATTGGCGGAGTTTATGTCCACTCCGACGGTATCTGTCCAAGTGAAAGAGATCAATAGCTACCACATTTTTGCAGTCGGTGAGGTTGGGAAGCCTGGGAAGATTCCTCTCAAGTCATTCACCAGTGTGGTGCAAGGGATCTCGTATGCCGGAGGGTTTACGACGTTTGCTTCCCGTAATAATGTGCACGTGCTTCGTATGGTGAAGAATGCCCAAGGGGAGACCAAGCAAGTCATGATTCCCGTGCCGTATCTAGATATTGTGCAAGGGAAGAATCTGGAGGCCAATTTCATTCTGAAGGCTGGTGACGTCATTGTGGTACCGTGA
- a CDS encoding NAD-dependent epimerase/dehydratase family protein → MGAEKSLYATATEWLDEDWARMEKTLGDRVQAFAGKRVLVTGAAGFLGFGFLHFLAYLNRSALKAAPLSFIAADNFIRGCPRWLVELAAGTPRMRLIRQDITKPWPDAETERFDFIIHGASIASPQVYRKYPLETLDTNISGLRHMLDLARRHQSVSILYFSSSEIYGDPPAHEIPTRESYRGNVACLGPRACYDESKRLGETLCYLYAQQYGVPAKIVRPFNNYGPGLRLADGRVLPDFCRDVLADRDIVLHSDGSPTRTFCYVSDALTGYLLALLSTHHAEPFNVGSEAPEISMRDLGAMLLAVAGSKRQVIHKPSAEADYLTDNPNRRCPNLEKSRNFLGYQPLVDLRAGLGRMLHWYRQFVELENLVEAPQGK, encoded by the coding sequence ATGGGTGCTGAGAAGTCGTTGTACGCGACGGCCACGGAATGGCTCGATGAAGACTGGGCGCGAATGGAGAAGACTCTCGGCGACCGCGTCCAGGCATTCGCGGGGAAGCGTGTGCTCGTCACAGGCGCCGCAGGGTTTCTTGGGTTCGGGTTCCTGCACTTCCTGGCATATCTCAACCGGAGCGCGTTGAAGGCGGCGCCTCTTTCTTTCATCGCGGCTGATAACTTCATCAGAGGCTGTCCGCGCTGGCTGGTCGAACTCGCCGCTGGAACCCCGCGCATGCGGCTCATTCGACAGGACATCACCAAGCCCTGGCCTGACGCAGAAACCGAACGGTTTGATTTCATTATTCACGGCGCCTCCATCGCCAGCCCGCAGGTCTATCGAAAATATCCATTGGAGACACTGGATACCAACATCTCGGGATTGCGTCACATGCTCGATCTGGCGAGGCGGCATCAGAGCGTGAGCATTCTGTACTTCAGCTCCAGCGAAATATATGGCGACCCGCCCGCGCACGAAATCCCGACACGCGAATCATACCGAGGGAATGTCGCCTGCCTCGGACCCCGGGCATGTTATGACGAGTCCAAACGGCTGGGAGAAACGCTGTGTTACCTCTATGCGCAGCAATATGGGGTGCCTGCGAAGATCGTGCGCCCCTTCAACAATTATGGCCCGGGATTGAGGCTGGCAGACGGGCGGGTGTTACCTGATTTTTGCCGGGACGTGCTCGCCGATCGAGATATCGTCCTGCATTCTGATGGAAGCCCGACCAGAACGTTTTGCTATGTGTCTGATGCCCTGACAGGATACCTCCTCGCGTTACTCTCAACCCATCATGCCGAGCCGTTCAACGTGGGCTCAGAGGCTCCTGAGATTTCTATGCGTGACCTTGGGGCGATGCTCTTGGCGGTCGCCGGAAGCAAACGGCAGGTGATTCACAAGCCCAGCGCAGAAGCCGATTATTTGACGGACAATCCCAACAGGCGATGCCCCAATCTTGAGAAAAGCCGCAACTTTTTGGGTTATCAGCCGCTTGTCGATCTCCGGGCCGGTCTTGGAAGAATGCTGCATTGGTACCGGCAGTTCGTTGAATTAGAGAACCTGGTCGAGGCACCGCAAGGCAAGTAG
- a CDS encoding DUF3473 domain-containing protein produces the protein MSMPAERPIHCLSFDVEEHFQVSAFWSDARRQEWDRYESRVERNTRWLAELLEKHGMKATFFVLGWVAERHPELVKSLTAQGHEVASHGYGHELVTAQSPERFRQDVRMAKNILEDLTGSPVVGYRAPSFSITSETEWALSILVEEGYQYDSSVYDRFHRTEKGPLPGEMFQITTPAGGIWEVQPSTYRAMGFQIPVAGGGYFRLFPYAVSRTLLRRLESQGGTLVMYLHPWEIDPQQPRMDGPWLSQIRHYLNLGKTQARLSRLLADFKFGSIRDIVAFHRETDSATYSAHSPVAIHN, from the coding sequence ATGAGCATGCCAGCAGAGAGACCCATTCACTGTCTTTCCTTCGATGTGGAGGAGCATTTTCAGGTTTCGGCATTCTGGTCGGACGCCAGAAGGCAAGAATGGGATCGGTACGAAAGCCGCGTCGAGAGAAATACCCGATGGCTGGCTGAACTGCTTGAAAAGCATGGAATGAAGGCTACGTTTTTTGTCCTGGGATGGGTTGCCGAACGGCATCCCGAGCTGGTCAAGTCACTCACAGCCCAGGGACATGAGGTGGCATCCCATGGATATGGCCATGAATTAGTAACCGCCCAGTCTCCGGAGCGATTTCGTCAAGATGTGCGAATGGCCAAAAATATCCTAGAGGATCTGACCGGAAGTCCCGTCGTGGGCTATCGAGCGCCCAGTTTCTCTATAACCTCCGAGACCGAATGGGCGCTCTCGATTCTGGTCGAAGAAGGCTATCAGTACGACTCCAGTGTGTACGATCGATTTCATCGGACGGAAAAGGGGCCGCTCCCGGGAGAAATGTTTCAAATCACCACTCCGGCAGGTGGAATCTGGGAAGTTCAGCCCTCAACATATAGGGCGATGGGATTTCAGATTCCTGTGGCGGGAGGGGGATATTTTCGGTTGTTTCCTTATGCGGTGTCGAGGACGCTGCTCCGTCGACTCGAAAGCCAGGGCGGGACTCTGGTCATGTATCTCCATCCCTGGGAGATAGATCCTCAACAGCCTCGTATGGATGGGCCGTGGTTGTCACAAATCAGGCACTATCTGAATCTCGGTAAGACCCAGGCTCGATTGAGCCGGCTGCTTGCGGACTTCAAGTTTGGATCTATTCGAGACATCGTTGCCTTCCATAGGGAAACGGACAGTGCAACGTATTCTGCGCATTCTCCCGTTGCAATTCATAACTGA
- a CDS encoding ABC transporter permease: MRQSSSLVVIEPNKSWFDLKLRSFWDYRELLYFLAWRDLKARYSQTVMGLAWAVVQPLFMMLVFTVVFSKIAQLPSDGIPYPLFAYAALVPWTYFSKSLDRGGFSVVAESNLITKIYFPRLIIPLSATLGGLLDFAIAFLLLVAMMLWFGVLPTWKLVTVPLFLALTVLAALSVSLWLSALFVKYRDVAALIPLLTQVWMFGSPVAYSASMVPQAWQAFYNLNPMVGVIGGFRWALLGTPAPDPVFLAVNIVTISVSLLLGMAYFNRMANTFADVI; the protein is encoded by the coding sequence GTGAGACAGAGCTCATCCCTTGTTGTTATCGAGCCAAACAAAAGCTGGTTCGACCTGAAGTTGAGGTCGTTTTGGGATTATCGTGAATTGCTCTATTTCTTGGCTTGGCGGGATCTCAAAGCCAGGTACTCACAGACTGTTATGGGGTTGGCCTGGGCGGTGGTTCAACCGTTGTTCATGATGCTGGTGTTTACCGTCGTGTTCAGTAAGATCGCACAGTTGCCGTCAGATGGAATCCCGTATCCACTATTCGCATATGCGGCATTGGTGCCGTGGACCTATTTTTCCAAGAGCCTTGATCGGGGCGGATTCAGCGTAGTGGCCGAGTCAAACTTGATTACAAAAATATACTTTCCCCGGCTGATCATTCCTCTCTCAGCGACCTTGGGTGGCCTCCTTGATTTTGCCATCGCCTTCCTGCTGCTGGTTGCCATGATGCTATGGTTTGGAGTGCTTCCAACATGGAAGCTCGTAACCGTTCCGCTGTTCCTGGCGCTGACGGTCCTGGCGGCACTGTCCGTGAGTTTATGGTTGTCTGCCTTGTTCGTGAAGTATCGTGATGTCGCGGCGCTGATCCCGCTCTTAACACAGGTCTGGATGTTCGGATCCCCTGTTGCCTACTCAGCCAGTATGGTGCCTCAAGCCTGGCAGGCGTTCTATAATCTCAATCCGATGGTCGGGGTAATCGGGGGGTTTAGATGGGCACTATTGGGAACCCCTGCGCCGGATCCGGTGTTTCTTGCGGTGAACATCGTCACGATCTCAGTGTCTCTTCTGTTGGGGATGGCATACTTCAACCGGATGGCCAATACGTTTGCCGATGTGATTTAG
- a CDS encoding UDP-glucose/GDP-mannose dehydrogenase family protein, giving the protein MKISVIGTGYVGLVSGTCLAERGHRVTCVDIRSEVVNEINAGRPPIHEIGLEDMLQTVRKNGTLSATIDARQAILDSDVTLICVGTPTVAGRMDLSQVVAAAEEIGAVLAEKRTYHVVAVKSTVLPGTTEGPVQSAIESRSGRKVGEGWGLCMNPEFLREGRAVEDFRLPDRIVVGATDDTAAEVFLRVYEEFTCPKLVTTPRTAEMIKYVSNSMLATLISFSNEIGNMCAALPGVDARLVWKGVHLDRRLTPVGGEAGGPAGVTEYLWHGLGFGGSCFPKDVAALRGFGRTVGEPTRILDAVLEINAAQPLRMVALLEKEVNLSGKKIAILGLAFKPGTDDLRESPALPLVEELVKRGAQVVAHDPIAMPQAKKRVEFSKVRFVESWQAALQESDACCLVTAWPEYRSISASDFSRLMRHPLLIDGRGIYDPAVFTSGGVRWRGVGYTPTSG; this is encoded by the coding sequence ATGAAAATCTCAGTCATCGGAACAGGGTATGTCGGGCTCGTATCGGGGACGTGTCTGGCGGAGAGAGGGCATCGCGTAACCTGCGTGGACATCCGATCAGAGGTGGTGAATGAAATTAACGCAGGACGTCCTCCCATCCATGAAATCGGCTTGGAGGATATGCTGCAAACGGTGCGCAAGAACGGCACCCTTTCTGCGACCATCGATGCGCGGCAGGCCATTCTCGACTCGGACGTGACATTGATATGCGTTGGGACCCCGACGGTAGCCGGCCGGATGGACCTGTCCCAGGTTGTGGCTGCTGCGGAAGAGATCGGGGCCGTGCTGGCGGAGAAGCGTACGTACCATGTGGTGGCGGTGAAAAGCACCGTCTTGCCGGGAACGACGGAAGGGCCGGTACAGTCGGCCATCGAATCCCGTTCAGGGCGGAAAGTAGGAGAGGGATGGGGGTTGTGCATGAACCCCGAGTTTCTCCGGGAAGGTCGAGCCGTCGAGGATTTTCGGTTGCCGGATCGCATCGTGGTCGGGGCAACGGACGACACCGCTGCAGAGGTTTTCCTCCGCGTGTACGAGGAGTTCACGTGCCCCAAGCTGGTGACGACACCGCGAACGGCGGAAATGATCAAATATGTGTCGAACTCCATGCTCGCGACGTTGATCTCTTTTTCCAACGAGATCGGAAACATGTGTGCGGCTCTTCCCGGAGTAGATGCCCGGTTGGTGTGGAAAGGGGTGCATCTCGACCGGCGGTTGACTCCGGTGGGCGGAGAAGCCGGCGGGCCGGCCGGGGTGACCGAATATTTGTGGCATGGACTTGGATTCGGGGGAAGTTGCTTCCCCAAGGATGTGGCGGCGTTGCGGGGATTCGGCCGCACGGTAGGAGAACCCACCAGGATATTGGACGCCGTCCTGGAAATTAACGCCGCCCAACCGCTTCGGATGGTGGCGCTCCTGGAAAAAGAAGTCAACCTCTCGGGGAAAAAGATCGCGATTCTCGGGCTGGCGTTCAAGCCGGGGACCGATGATTTGCGCGAGTCCCCGGCGCTCCCGCTGGTGGAAGAACTGGTAAAGAGGGGAGCGCAGGTAGTCGCGCACGACCCGATCGCGATGCCTCAGGCGAAGAAGCGCGTCGAATTCTCCAAGGTTCGTTTCGTAGAGAGCTGGCAGGCGGCGCTTCAGGAGAGTGACGCCTGCTGTCTGGTGACGGCGTGGCCCGAATACCGCAGCATATCCGCTTCCGATTTCTCACGGCTCATGCGGCATCCACTCCTCATTGACGGACGAGGCATTTATGACCCGGCGGTATTCACGTCGGGCGGAGTCCGGTGGCGTGGCGTGGGCTATACCCCAACCTCGGGGTAG
- the rfbF gene encoding glucose-1-phosphate cytidylyltransferase: protein MKAVILAGGLGTRLSEETTLRPKPMVEIGGKPILWHIMQIHAVHGVTEFVVALGYKGEIVKEYFLNFVAINNDLSIDLSTGKATIHDGIQPKWTVHLVDTGAGTQTGGRVGRLRKWLGNDETFMLTYGDGVADLNITKLVEFHRSHGKLATMTSVRSPARFGRIGFDGDSVREFFEKPEAGEGWINGGFFVLNTKALDYISGDDTIWERDPVERLAHDGQMMGFKHYGFWSCMDTLKEKNYLEELWQSGKAPWKIW from the coding sequence ATGAAGGCAGTGATCCTTGCAGGTGGTTTGGGAACCCGGCTATCCGAGGAGACCACGCTGCGGCCAAAGCCGATGGTCGAAATCGGCGGGAAGCCGATCTTGTGGCATATCATGCAGATTCATGCGGTGCACGGGGTGACGGAGTTTGTGGTCGCGCTCGGTTATAAGGGAGAGATCGTAAAAGAATATTTCCTGAATTTCGTCGCGATCAACAACGATCTATCCATTGACCTGTCCACCGGGAAAGCGACCATTCATGATGGCATCCAGCCAAAATGGACGGTCCATCTCGTAGATACAGGTGCAGGAACGCAAACAGGCGGACGGGTCGGTCGCCTCAGGAAGTGGCTGGGGAACGACGAGACGTTTATGCTCACCTACGGGGACGGGGTGGCGGATCTCAATATCACGAAACTCGTGGAATTTCATCGGTCTCATGGCAAGCTAGCCACGATGACATCGGTGCGGTCGCCGGCGCGCTTCGGACGCATCGGGTTTGACGGCGATAGTGTGAGGGAGTTCTTCGAAAAGCCCGAGGCCGGGGAAGGGTGGATCAACGGGGGATTCTTTGTGCTCAACACTAAAGCGCTCGACTACATTTCGGGCGATGACACAATTTGGGAACGCGATCCTGTCGAACGGCTGGCCCACGATGGACAGATGATGGGTTTTAAGCACTACGGGTTTTGGTCGTGCATGGACACGCTGAAGGAAAAGAACTACCTGGAAGAACTGTGGCAATCCGGTAAGGCTCCTTGGAAGATCTGGTAG
- a CDS encoding TIGR03013 family PEP-CTERM/XrtA system glycosyltransferase → MNLTVPNSDRSRTEKLVILPVDHAPKAIFRVPGARRRILILGVGSLANNLCSVLVSRSRVFTDVIGFLAKESAQVGAELSGVKILGTIDQLLSVVERDRVDTIAVCLEDRRAVLPVQVLLDLKGMGVDIWDGNHLYEEESGRLSIDDLKPSAIIFSREFKRGIVVRTMKRSIDLLIASIGLALILPLLAVIGILIKLDSPGPIFYRQVRVGLRAQPYMIWKFRSMFTDAEKGGARWTSERDPRISRVGWYLRKWRLDELPQLINVIHGEMSLVGPRPERPVFVQELRSVIPFYDLRHVVRPGITGWAQTQFRYGASAEDSHIKLQYDLYYVKYLSLRLDLRILLETIRVILRGEGAR, encoded by the coding sequence ATGAACCTCACCGTACCCAACTCAGATAGATCACGCACGGAGAAACTGGTGATCTTGCCTGTCGATCATGCTCCTAAGGCAATCTTTAGGGTGCCTGGGGCTCGGAGGCGCATCCTGATTTTAGGGGTTGGGTCACTGGCGAACAATCTGTGCTCGGTACTTGTATCGAGGAGCAGAGTGTTTACGGATGTCATTGGTTTTCTCGCCAAGGAAAGCGCGCAAGTCGGTGCAGAGTTATCCGGCGTGAAGATTCTAGGGACCATAGACCAACTCCTTTCGGTGGTTGAACGCGATCGGGTCGATACGATCGCGGTCTGTTTGGAGGATCGCCGGGCCGTGCTTCCCGTCCAGGTATTGCTGGATTTGAAGGGGATGGGGGTCGACATCTGGGATGGAAATCATCTCTATGAAGAAGAGTCTGGGCGGCTTTCCATCGATGACTTGAAACCGAGCGCAATCATTTTCTCCAGGGAATTTAAGCGAGGCATCGTCGTCAGAACGATGAAACGATCGATCGATCTGCTGATTGCCTCGATAGGTCTTGCACTTATCCTTCCCCTCTTGGCTGTGATTGGAATACTGATTAAGCTGGATTCTCCTGGGCCGATTTTCTACCGGCAGGTGCGGGTCGGCCTTCGCGCTCAGCCTTATATGATCTGGAAATTTCGCTCCATGTTTACGGATGCGGAAAAAGGGGGCGCCAGGTGGACATCGGAGAGGGATCCCAGAATCTCACGGGTGGGGTGGTATTTGCGGAAGTGGAGACTCGATGAATTGCCCCAGCTCATCAATGTGATTCATGGCGAAATGAGTCTAGTGGGGCCACGTCCTGAACGACCGGTCTTCGTTCAGGAATTGAGATCGGTCATCCCATTTTATGATCTCCGGCATGTCGTCCGACCGGGGATTACCGGATGGGCTCAGACTCAATTTCGGTACGGGGCTTCGGCGGAAGACTCCCATATCAAGTTGCAGTATGATCTCTATTATGTGAAGTACCTCTCCCTGCGGTTGGATCTCCGCATTCTGCTTGAGACAATACGAGTCATTCTGCGAGGAGAAGGTGCTCGATGA